The nucleotide window GATGCGAGCTTCCTCAACCGCTCCGTGAACGAGGGGTTCTCCGGCGGCGAGAAGAAGCGCAACGAGGTGTTCCAGATGGCGGTGCTCCAGCCGCGCCTGGCCATCCTCGATGAGACGGACTCCGGTCTGGACATCGACGCGCTGCGCATCGTCGCGGGCGGGGTGAACGCGCTGCGCTCGAAGGAGCGGGGCCTGCTCGTCATCACCCACTACCAGCGGCTGCTCGACTACATCGTCCCGGACCAGGTGCACGTCATGTCGGCGGGGCGCATCGTCCTATCGGGCGACAAGGAGCTGGCGCGGGAGCTGGAGAGCAAGGGCTACGCGTGGGTGGACAAGCTCGGCGCCCCGGCGGCGCGGCAGGTGCGCCCATGAGCGGAGGGCTCCAGCACTACCTGGACGTGGCCTCCCGCTTCCAGGCGGAGCGGGGCGCGGATCCGGTGTGGCTGCGGACGCTCCGGCAAGAAGGGCTCTCGCAGCTGTCCCAGGCGGGCTTTCCGACGACGCGCCATGAGGCGTGGAAGTACACGGATGTGACGCCCATCGTGTCGCGGCCGTTCGTGCCGGCGTGGCCCGGCAAGCGCGTCCACCTGGAGGCGTGGGTCGAGCAGCTCGCGCTGCCGGGGCCCCGGCTCGTCTTCGTGGACGGCCGGCTCGCGCCCGAGCTGTCCTCGTTGGAGGGGCTGCCCGCCGGGGTGCGGGTGCAGTCCCTGCGGGAGGCCCTCCAGGAGGACGGCGAGGCGCTGGAGGCGGTGCTGGGCCAGCACGCCCGCGCCGAGGCCCACCCGTTCGTCGCGCTCAACGCGGCGCTCCTGGAGGAGGGGGTCTTCCTGCGCGTGGCGCCGGGCACGGTGGCGGCCCTGCCCGTGCAGCTGCTCTTCCTGGTCTCCGGGGACGGGGTGGCGCAGGTGCTCGCGGCCCCGCGCATCGTGGTGGACGTGGGGGCCAACGCCGAGGCGGCGCTGGTGGAGTGCTATGGCGGGGAGGAGGGGGGCGGCTCGTTCACCAACGCGGTGACGGAGGTGGTGCTCGGAGAGAACGCCCGCCTGCACCACTACAAGCTCCAGGCGGAGACGGAAGGTGCGTTCCACCTGGCGAGCCTCCACGCCCGGCAGGCGCGTGACAGCCGCCTGGCCTCGCATGCCTTCTCGCTGGGCGGCGCCCTGGCGCGCAACGAGGTGTCCTCGGTGTTCGGCGGCGAGGGCGGGGAGTGTGTCCTGAATGGCCTGTACGTGGGCCGGGGCACCCAGCACCTGGACCACCGCACCGACCTGGACCACGCGGTGCCGCGCTGCACCAGCCGGGAGCTGTACAAGGGCGTGCTGGATGGGCGCTCGCGGGGCACCTTCCATGGGCGGGTGCTGGTGCGGCCCGATGCGCAGCGCACGGATGCCACCCAGTCCAACCGCAACCTCCTGCTCTCGGAGGAGGCGCTGGTGGACACGCGCCCCCAGCTGGAGATTCTCGCGGATGACGTGAAGTGCGCGCACGGCGCCGTGGTGGGGCGCCTGGACGAGCAGGCGCTCTTCTACCTCCGGTCGCGGGGCATTCCCCGGCCCGAGGCGGAGCAGCTGCTCACGTATGCCTTCGCCAGCGAGGTGATTGGGGCGGTATCCCTGGAGCCCCTGCGGGCCCGGGTGGAGCGGCTCGTGGCGGAGCGATTGCTGGGGACAGCCCGGCGGGAGGTGGACGCATGAGCCAGCATGGATTGGATGTGGCCCGGGTCCGGGCGGACTTTCCCATCCTCCTCCAGGAGGTCCGGGGCCGGCCGCTGGTGTACCTGGACAGCGCCGCCTCGGCGCAGAAGCCCCAGGCGGTCATCGACGCGCTGGTGCGCTTCTACACGCACGACAACGCCAACGTGCACCGGGGCGTGCACCTGCTGTCCGAGCGCGCCACGGAGGCCTTCGAGGATGCGCGCGAGAAGGTCCGGCGGTTCCTCAAGGCCCGGGAGTCGAAGGAGATCGTCTTCGTGCGCGGCACCACCGAGGCCATCAACCTCGTGGCGCAGACGTTTGGCCGCAAGCACGTGGGCCCCGGGGACGAGGTGCTCATCACCGGGCTGGAGCACCACGCCAACATCGTCCCCTGGCAGCTCCTGTGCGAGCAGCAGGGGGCCACGCTGAAGTCCGTGCCGGTGAATGAGCACGGGGAGCTGGTGCTGGAGGCGCTGGACGCGCTGCTCACCCCGCGCACGCGCATCCTCGCCCTCACGCACGTCTCCAACGCCCTGGGCACGGTGGTGCCGGTGAAGGAGCTGATTCGCCGTGCGCACGCCAAGGGGGTGCCGGTGCTGGTGGATGGGGCGCAGGCGGTGACGCACTTCCCGGTGGACGTGCAGGACCTGGACTGTGACTTCTACGCCTTCTCGGGCCACAAGCTCTTCGGGCCCATGGGCATCGGCGTGCTGTACGGCAAGAAGGAGCTGCTGGAGGCGATGCCGCCATACCAGGGCGGCGGGGACATGATCCTCTCGGTCACCCTGGAGAAGACGGTCTACAACCGCATCCCCTACCGGTTCGAGGCGGGCACCCCGGACGTGGCGGGCGCGGTGGGGCTGGGGGCGGCCATCGATTATCTGGAGGCGCTGGGGCTGGAGGCCATCGCGGCGCACGACCGGGAGCTCTTGGCCTATGCCGAAGAGGCGCTGGGCGCCGTGCCCGGCATCCGGATCCTGGGCCGCGCGAAGGAGCGATCGGGCGTGGTGTCCTTCGTGATGCAGGACATCCACCCGCATGACATCGGCACCATCCTGGACCGTGAGGGCGTGGCCATCCGGACGGGGCACCACTGCGCGCAGCCGTTGATGAAGTGCTTCGGGGTGGCAGCCACCGCGCGGGCCTCGCTGGCGCTCTACAACACCCGGGAGGACGTGGATGCGCTCGTCCGGGGGCTCCACAAGGTACGGGAGGTGTTCGCATGAGCTCGGAACTGAGAGACCTCTACCAGGAGGTGGTGCTCGACCATGGCAAGCGGCCCCGCAACTTCCGCGACGTGGAGGGGGCGAACCACCGGGCGGAGGGCTTCAACCCGCTGTGTGGGGACCAGCTCACCGTGGCGCTGAAGCTCGAAGGGGACGTCATCCGGGACATCGGCTTCCAGGGGCAGGGGTGTGCCATCTCCCGCGCCTCCGCGTCGCTGATGACGGGGGCGGTGAAGGACAAGACGCGCGAGGAGGCCGAGCAGCTCTTCGCGCAGGTGCACCGGCTGGTGACGGAAGGGCCCGATGGGGTGGACATGGAGGTGCTGGGCAAGCTCACGGTGCTCTCCGGGGTGAGCGAGTTTCCGGCGCGGGTGAAGTGCGCGAGCCTCGCCTGGCACACGCTGCGCGCGGCGCTTCACGGGCAGGCCGAGCCTGTCTCGACGGAGTAGGAGGAGCGCATGCGAGGGTTGGTGGTGCTGGAGCGCGAGTGCGAGGCGACGCTGATTCCCAGCGGCGAGCGGGTGAAGGTGCCCGAGGGCACGGACCTGCGCGTGGTGCAGACGCTGGGCGGCAACGTCACCGTGCAGTCCATCTCGGACGGTCAGCTGCTGCGCATCGACGCGAAGGACGCGGCCCTGCTGGGCGAGGAGTTCGCCGCGAAGCCGGAGGCCCCGCCGCAGGCCGGGGAGGAGGCCACCGGCGAGGGGCCCTTCGACGAGGCGCGCGTCTGGGAGCAGCTGCGCACGGTGTATGATCCGGAGATTCCCGTGAACATCGTGGAGCTGGGGCTGGTGTACCAGTGCCAGGCCGCGCCGCTGCCGGCAGGGGGGCAGCGGGTGGACATCCAGATGACGGTGACGGCGCCCGGCTGCGGCATGGGGCCGGTGCTCCAGGAGGACGTGCGGCGCAAGGTGCTCAGCGTGCCGGGGGTGAAGGAGGCGAACGTGGACCTGGTCTTCGAGCCGCCCTGGGACCAGAGCCGCATGTCGGAGGTTGCGCGGCTGGAGCTCGGGTGGATGTAAGGCCGGTTCAGTGGCCGGTGCCGCGCGAGTCCGTGCTCAGATCGAAGTCCCCGAGGCCCTGCGGCAGCTGCACCCGGAACAGGGTGCCCTGGCCCAGGGTGCTCTCCACGGTGATGTCCCCGCCCAGCCCGGCCACGATGCCGTAGCAGACCGACAGGCCCAGCCCGGCGCTCTTGCCCACCCGCTTCGTGGTGAAGAACGGCTCGAAGATGCGGCTCAGGTGCTCCGGCGCGATGCCCTGCCCGTTGTCCTGGACCTCCACCACCACCCGGCCATCCTCCTGGAGCCGCGTGGCCACCCGGAGCACGGGCTCCGGCCCGGCGTCCTTCAGCGCATAGGCGGCGTTCACCAGCAGCCCGAAGAACACCTGCTGCAGGCCCGTCTCGCTGGCGGACACCATGGGCACCGCCTCCAGCTCCCGCACCAGCCGCGTGCTGGGCCCCAGCAGCTCCCGCACCTCGGCGAGCGCCTGCTCCAGCACCTCGTGCAAGTCCACCTGCGTCCTCGGCGCCTGGTCCAGGCGCGAGAAGAGCTTGATGTTCTGGATGATGCGCCGGATGCGCTCGGCCCCTTCGAGCGACTCGTCACACGCCTCCCGCAGCTCCTGCGTCTCCGCCGGCTGGAGCTGCGCGGGGTCCGTCTCCAGCGTGGAGCGCAGGTGCCCCAGGTTGGCCAGGATGAAGCTCAGCGGGTTGTTGATTTCATGCGCGAGCCCCGCCGACAGCCGCCCGAGCGCCTCCAGCCGCTGCGCCTGGGCCAGCCGCGTGTTGGCCGCCTCCAGCTGCCGCGTCCGCTCCTCGATGGCGCGCGCCAGGTCCTCCATGCGCAGCCGGCTGCGCAGCAGCAGCTCCCACTTCTCGGTGAGCGAGTACGCCAGCTGGCGCACCTCGATGCCATCGAAGGGCTTGCGCAGGATGAGCAGCCGCTGGCTGAGCCCCAGCCGCTGCATCATCTCCTCCCACGAGTAGTCCGCGTAGGCCGAGCAGATGACGACCTGCAAGTCGTTGTCCTCCGCCCACAGCCGGTACGTGGTCTCCACCCCGTCGATGCCCGGTGGCATGCGGATGTCCACGAAGGCCACCGCATACGGGCGGTGCTGCTCGCGCGCGGCGCGCGCCATCCGGATGCCCTCCTCGCCCTGCGTGGCGGTGTCCACCTCGAAGCCCGGCAGCGGGGTGGGGCGCTCGTCGGCGCCGAACAGCTCCGTCTCCATCGCGTTCAGCGAGTCGTCCCCCGACGGAGGACACAGAATCTTGCGGAAGTCCTCGTGGATGGTCCGGTTGTCATCGATCACCAGGATGCGGCGATTGGTGGATGCGGATGTGCTCAAGACCGGCTCTCCTCGCCCACCCTCAATGGAGTTGCTTGTACGGGGGGGGACTGCGGTTGCCAGGGGGCGCCTGGGCGGCTTCCGCGCGTCGAGGGAGCATTGTGTTCAGATGTTGGCGCTTTGTTCAAAGCACTTGAATGCAGGGTGTAGACCTACCCATGCGGTCCTACACCCAGTTTCCCCTGCACGCTCGCTGTGAACGAGCGCACACCGCGCCGAAGCCTCGCGTCCCCAACCACGCATTGGACGCGAGGCGTCAGCCCTGGCTCAGAGCGCCAGCAGCGGGCGCTCCCGGAGCCCCTCGCGCAGGCCGAAGCCCAGCGCGGCGAGCGCCAGCCCTCCCAGCACCCAGCGCGGCCAGCGCCGGGGCTGCTCCGCCGCCCGCGGCTGGCGCAGGGCCAGGTGCTCGGCGAAGAGGGCCGTCATGGCCGCGTCGAAGGCGGGCAGATCCTGCGGCCCCCGGCTGGAGACCCAGGTGCCGTCGCGCACCACGGGCGCGTCCTCCCAGATGCCGCCCGCGTTGCGGACGTCGTCCTGGATGCCGGGCCAGGAGGTGAGGCGGCGGCCGCTGACGAGGCCCGCGGAGATGAGCAGCCAGGGGCCGTGGCAGATGACGGCCACCGGGCGGTCCAGCCGGTCGAAGTCGGTGACGAACTCCCGGGCCAGCTCGCTCTGGCGCAGGGTATCGGGGTTGGCCAGCCCGCCCGGCAGCAGCAGGGCGTCATAGTCGGCGGCCTTCACCTTCTTGAGCACGGTGTCCACGGACACCTTCTTGCCGGGGACCAGGTGGTTCATCCCCCGGATGGAACCCGGGTGCAGCGAGAGGATTTCCACGCACGCGCCCTGTTGACGGAGTTTCTTGACGGGCTGGGTCAGCTCCACCTGCTCGAACCCATCCACCGCCAACACGGCGACCCGTAGCCCCTTGAGCTTCTTTGCCATCGTCTCTCCCAGTGGTTTGGCTCCGCTCGCGCTGGAGTCTCTCCGCACGGTGTGTACGCTCCCCGGTGAGGTGAATGGCCGGCAGCGGCCGGGCAGCCAGGCGGATGCCGTGCTGCCGTCTGGGCACTCCGGCAGCGCGCGAGGTTTTCCATGCACCGCAGAAGCCCCTTGTTCCCCCTGTCCTCCCCCCTGCGCGGCACGCTGGCCGCCGCCACCGCGCTCCCCGGGCTGCTGCTCTTGCCGCTGGGCTGTGCCTCCTCTCCGGCGGCGGCCCTCCGGGAGGATGCCTCCTCCCCCCCGCTCCAGGCCCAGCGCAAGTGGGGCCTCGCCATCCACGGCGGCGCGGGCGTCATGTCCCGCGACACCCTCACCCCGGAGCGGGAGGCGGAAGTGCGGGCCCGGCTCACCGAGTCGCTCCAGGCGGGCCATGCCATCCTGGCCCAGGGGGGCACGAGCCTGGATGCCGTGGGGGCGGCGATCCGCGTGCTGGAGGATTCCCCCCTGTTCAACGCGGGCAAGGGGGCGGTGTTCACCCACGAGGGGCGCAACGAGCTGGATGCCTCCCTCATGGATGGGCGGACGCTGGCGGCGGGCGCCGTGGCGGGGCTGCGCCACGTGAAGAACCCCATCGCGCTGGCGCGGCGGGTGATGGAGCGCTCGCCGCACGTGATGATGGTGGGCGAGGGGGCCGAGGCGTTCGCGCGCGAGCAGGGCCTGGAGCTGGTGCCCCCGGAGTACTTCCGCACCGAGGAGCGCTGGGAGCAGCTCCAGCGGGCCCTGGAGAAGGAGCGGGCCGCGGGCGGACAGGCTTCCGCCCCGGGCGTGTCCCCGCGGCCGGAGGATGGGAAGTTCGGCACCGTGGGCGCCGTGGCGCTTGACCAGTCGGGACACCTGGCGGCGGGCACCTCCACCGGGGGCATGACGAACAAGCGGTATGGGCGCGTGGGGGACTCGCCCATCATCGGCGCGGGCACCTACGCCAACGCGCACTGCGCCGTGTCGGGCACGGGGCATGGGGAGTTCTTCATCCGCCACACCGTGGCCCGGGACATCTGCGCCCGGGTGGAGTACCTGAAGGTGCCCCTCCAGGAGGCCGCGGACACCGTCGTGCGCGACGTGCTGGTGAAGGCTGGGGGCGAGGGCGGCGTCATCGCCCTGGATGCGCAGGGGACGGTGGCCATGCCCTTCAACTCCCCGGGCATGTACCGCGGCTACATGGGGGAAGATGGCCAGCCCTTCGTGGCCATCTTCCCGGAGTGAGGCGCCGCGCCTATTTGACGAGGACGAGGTCCCGCGTCTGGAGCAGGTCCACGTCCCCGGCGAACTGCGAGAAGGCCTCGTAGCCCTTCACGGGGACGCGGTTGCGCGGCAGGCGCAGGGCCTCGGTGATGGTGAGCACGCGCCCCTCCTGCTTCTCGGAGCGGGTGAGCTGGCCAAAGGCGCTCTCCACCTTCAGCTCCGCCTGCGGGTCCGACAGCCGCCAGCCCTCGGGCAGGGTGGTCTTCACCTCGGTGTCGCTCGCCTCGGAGGCGTCGATGAACAGCGGGGTGTCGCGGGAGCTGAGCTGCACGAAGCGCCGGCCGAGCAGGGCCGGGAAGCTCACGGGCCCCATCACGAGCCGGTGGGTGCCCTCGGCCCGGGCGAAGCGCGGCACCTTGAACTCGTAGCGCAGGGTGAGCGGCGCGCCCACCTCCTCGGCGTGCTCCAGCTTCACGGAGGTGAGCTCCGCGCCGCCGAAGTAGCGCGCCACGGCGCCCTGGAGCGCCTGCTGGCGGTTCTCCGCCGAGAGCGCCTCGAAGGCATCGGCGAGCTGGGCCGCCTCGAAGTCCGAGTACACCTCCTCGCCCCGGCCGGTGAGCTGGCCATCCTCCTTCACCTCCAGCCACAGCTTCACCCGCTTGGGGGGCGTCTGCCGCAGGGGCGGCGTCTTCACCTTCTCCGCGGCGCGGCCGGGCTCGGGCAGCAGGTACGCCTCGCGCTCGCCCATGGACGGCTCGGGCAGGCTGCCGAAGGGGCCAAAGCGCACCGAGGTGTCCAGCCACACCGGGGCCTCCCCGGGCAGGTCCACCCGCAGGGCCACGAAGGTGAGCAGCGCGTCGGCGGGGAAGAGGTAGGGCGCCGGGTCCGTATAGAAGGTGCGCACCATGGCCAGCCGCACGGGGATGCCCAGCACGTCCAGGCTCGCCTTGAGGAGCATCAGCCGGCTGCCCCGGTCCTGCGCCACCGTGGTGGCCGCCGACTGCGCCAGGCCCGTGTCCCGCCCCGGAATCTGCTTCATCACCGCCGCGTGCAGCGCCTTCACCGCCTCCAGGCCCGTCTTCTTCCCGGCCACCCGGCGGGCAAAGGCCTCCACCTCCGAGTTGCGCGCGGCCCGGTCGAGGAAGTTGTCCGCGTAGTTGGCCGCGGTGCTCTCGCTGCCCAGCGTGCCCGCGCCCACCATCACGAAGGGCAGGTACTCGTTGGCCGACTGGGGCGCGTCCGGCTCGGGGATGAAGGGCGGCACGCGCCGGGCCTCGTAGGTGAAGAGCTCCCGGTCCCCCTTCACCTCGGGGGCGGGCGCCTTCATGCCGTGCGCGTCCACGCGCATGCCCGTGCCCTTGGGCGCCACCACCGTGTACGTGGCCCAGTTGTTCGGCATGCCGGAGATCTGAAAGTAGAAGGCCGAGGCGGTGAAGCCCGGCTGCGCGGGGCCGCGCGAGGGCTCCGCGAGCAGGTACTCCACCTCGATGTAGTCGCCCACCTGCACGCCGGGCAGGCTGATGGCGTCCTTGCCCGCGATGGCCTCGGGCTCCAGCACCGTGCCGTCCGCCTTGAGCGTGCGCAGCGCCAGCACCTGGGCGCCCGGGGGAATGTTCACCTCGGCGATCTCCTGGATGCCGCTCTGCTCCAGCGCCTTCTGGATGATGTGGATGCGGTTGATGAGCGTGCCGTCCGGGAACACCTGGACGGCGGCGGCATCCAGCACGTACGCGGCGGCGCTGTCCTCCGTGCCGCGGGAGGCCTCGTACGCCGCGATGGCCTGCTTGCCGTCGATGGCGAACTCCTGGAGCAGCTCCTTGCCCGTCTTCGCCCGGGCCACGGCGCGGTGCAGGGACAGGTCATTGCCGTCCAGCGCCAGGGCCTGCTCGCGCAGGGCCAGGGCCTCGGCGGCCGCCCCCGCGTACTCGCGCGCGTCCGCCAGCTGCTTCAGGAGGAAGGCGCTCCGGGGCCACTGCGCGGAGAGCGCCCGCAGGGTGGCCGTGGCCTCGTCGTAGCGGCGCTGGGACACGTACAGGTGCGCCAGCGTGACGCCGAGGCTGGGGTTGCCCGGGTCCCGCGTCAGCAGCTCCGTGTAGCCCTGGATGGCGCGCGCGGTGTCCCCGCGCAGGCGCGCGTGCTCGGCGGCGCGGCTCAGGGCGCCCGAGCAGCCCGCGGAGTCCGCGACGAGCTTCTCCATCAGCTCCACCGCATCCCGGCGCCGGGCCAGGGTGTAGCGCAGCCCCAGCGCGTCACACAGGTTCGGCCAGGCCGTGAGCGCCGCGGCGAGGGACTCCTCGGCCTGGGCCTCCACGCCCAGCGCGAGCGCGGCCCGGGCGCGCAGCAGGTGCACGGGGAAGGCGGTGGGGCCCGCGGCCTCCCGCGCGCGCTGGAGCGTCTCGAGCGCCACGGCGGGCTGCTCGTCCCCGAGCGACAGCTCCGCGCGCAGCAGCAGCGCGGCCACGTCCTTCGGGTCCTTCGCGAGGGCCGTCTCCAGCTCCCGGGTGGCGCGCCCGCG belongs to Stigmatella erecta and includes:
- the sufT gene encoding putative Fe-S cluster assembly protein SufT; the encoded protein is MRGLVVLERECEATLIPSGERVKVPEGTDLRVVQTLGGNVTVQSISDGQLLRIDAKDAALLGEEFAAKPEAPPQAGEEATGEGPFDEARVWEQLRTVYDPEIPVNIVELGLVYQCQAAPLPAGGQRVDIQMTVTAPGCGMGPVLQEDVRRKVLSVPGVKEANVDLVFEPPWDQSRMSEVARLELGWM
- a CDS encoding tetratricopeptide repeat protein; the encoded protein is MGTFRGLLALLALAAGLSGCAHSSVPSAQLLENAAQQAQKGTGEARTLALAGFHAYLVKGDVAAAQGLFDSAAAKAPGEPYALMGQHLLARRTAAVDRALETALQLCVRAPTHPLATAAARYVLDQVGTSPESDERILQGARQALEAGTPGEAAQILRGAQMAIAYIRGDMKATAAALRDAGSATHVTAVGPFSPHRLLGFDTLTPPEKDGSLAGPFQGLRGPLTPRPLHAPDGRHRLDGEPNEGDVYVLAFDAEVTEGGVYLARTVSSSAHKVWMNGTLLFERRPFARAEPTVLGRALTLAPGRYRFVATLTRNNTTGNFSFTLPRADGRPSSAKLTAATGPAPAWSAAPPAFTEAPLFYPGARQFAAALEQEAGGLLSTFLAVRDGMGRDADGARVLMQGVAAEAATPALLTLRAELAAQDRTVPTKVSRGRATRELETALAKDPKDVAALLLRAELSLGDEQPAVALETLQRAREAAGPTAFPVHLLRARAALALGVEAQAEESLAAALTAWPNLCDALGLRYTLARRRDAVELMEKLVADSAGCSGALSRAAEHARLRGDTARAIQGYTELLTRDPGNPSLGVTLAHLYVSQRRYDEATATLRALSAQWPRSAFLLKQLADAREYAGAAAEALALREQALALDGNDLSLHRAVARAKTGKELLQEFAIDGKQAIAAYEASRGTEDSAAAYVLDAAAVQVFPDGTLINRIHIIQKALEQSGIQEIAEVNIPPGAQVLALRTLKADGTVLEPEAIAGKDAISLPGVQVGDYIEVEYLLAEPSRGPAQPGFTASAFYFQISGMPNNWATYTVVAPKGTGMRVDAHGMKAPAPEVKGDRELFTYEARRVPPFIPEPDAPQSANEYLPFVMVGAGTLGSESTAANYADNFLDRAARNSEVEAFARRVAGKKTGLEAVKALHAAVMKQIPGRDTGLAQSAATTVAQDRGSRLMLLKASLDVLGIPVRLAMVRTFYTDPAPYLFPADALLTFVALRVDLPGEAPVWLDTSVRFGPFGSLPEPSMGEREAYLLPEPGRAAEKVKTPPLRQTPPKRVKLWLEVKEDGQLTGRGEEVYSDFEAAQLADAFEALSAENRQQALQGAVARYFGGAELTSVKLEHAEEVGAPLTLRYEFKVPRFARAEGTHRLVMGPVSFPALLGRRFVQLSSRDTPLFIDASEASDTEVKTTLPEGWRLSDPQAELKVESAFGQLTRSEKQEGRVLTITEALRLPRNRVPVKGYEAFSQFAGDVDLLQTRDLVLVK
- the sufD gene encoding Fe-S cluster assembly protein SufD, translating into MSGGLQHYLDVASRFQAERGADPVWLRTLRQEGLSQLSQAGFPTTRHEAWKYTDVTPIVSRPFVPAWPGKRVHLEAWVEQLALPGPRLVFVDGRLAPELSSLEGLPAGVRVQSLREALQEDGEALEAVLGQHARAEAHPFVALNAALLEEGVFLRVAPGTVAALPVQLLFLVSGDGVAQVLAAPRIVVDVGANAEAALVECYGGEEGGGSFTNAVTEVVLGENARLHHYKLQAETEGAFHLASLHARQARDSRLASHAFSLGGALARNEVSSVFGGEGGECVLNGLYVGRGTQHLDHRTDLDHAVPRCTSRELYKGVLDGRSRGTFHGRVLVRPDAQRTDATQSNRNLLLSEEALVDTRPQLEILADDVKCAHGAVVGRLDEQALFYLRSRGIPRPEAEQLLTYAFASEVIGAVSLEPLRARVERLVAERLLGTARREVDA
- the sufU gene encoding Fe-S cluster assembly sulfur transfer protein SufU, with amino-acid sequence MSSELRDLYQEVVLDHGKRPRNFRDVEGANHRAEGFNPLCGDQLTVALKLEGDVIRDIGFQGQGCAISRASASLMTGAVKDKTREEAEQLFAQVHRLVTEGPDGVDMEVLGKLTVLSGVSEFPARVKCASLAWHTLRAALHGQAEPVSTE
- a CDS encoding isoaspartyl peptidase/L-asparaginase family protein gives rise to the protein MHRRSPLFPLSSPLRGTLAAATALPGLLLLPLGCASSPAAALREDASSPPLQAQRKWGLAIHGGAGVMSRDTLTPEREAEVRARLTESLQAGHAILAQGGTSLDAVGAAIRVLEDSPLFNAGKGAVFTHEGRNELDASLMDGRTLAAGAVAGLRHVKNPIALARRVMERSPHVMMVGEGAEAFAREQGLELVPPEYFRTEERWEQLQRALEKERAAGGQASAPGVSPRPEDGKFGTVGAVALDQSGHLAAGTSTGGMTNKRYGRVGDSPIIGAGTYANAHCAVSGTGHGEFFIRHTVARDICARVEYLKVPLQEAADTVVRDVLVKAGGEGGVIALDAQGTVAMPFNSPGMYRGYMGEDGQPFVAIFPE
- a CDS encoding cysteine desulfurase encodes the protein MSQHGLDVARVRADFPILLQEVRGRPLVYLDSAASAQKPQAVIDALVRFYTHDNANVHRGVHLLSERATEAFEDAREKVRRFLKARESKEIVFVRGTTEAINLVAQTFGRKHVGPGDEVLITGLEHHANIVPWQLLCEQQGATLKSVPVNEHGELVLEALDALLTPRTRILALTHVSNALGTVVPVKELIRRAHAKGVPVLVDGAQAVTHFPVDVQDLDCDFYAFSGHKLFGPMGIGVLYGKKELLEAMPPYQGGGDMILSVTLEKTVYNRIPYRFEAGTPDVAGAVGLGAAIDYLEALGLEAIAAHDRELLAYAEEALGAVPGIRILGRAKERSGVVSFVMQDIHPHDIGTILDREGVAIRTGHHCAQPLMKCFGVAATARASLALYNTREDVDALVRGLHKVREVFA
- a CDS encoding type 1 glutamine amidotransferase domain-containing protein translates to MAKKLKGLRVAVLAVDGFEQVELTQPVKKLRQQGACVEILSLHPGSIRGMNHLVPGKKVSVDTVLKKVKAADYDALLLPGGLANPDTLRQSELAREFVTDFDRLDRPVAVICHGPWLLISAGLVSGRRLTSWPGIQDDVRNAGGIWEDAPVVRDGTWVSSRGPQDLPAFDAAMTALFAEHLALRQPRAAEQPRRWPRWVLGGLALAALGFGLREGLRERPLLAL
- a CDS encoding hybrid sensor histidine kinase/response regulator; translated protein: MSTSASTNRRILVIDDNRTIHEDFRKILCPPSGDDSLNAMETELFGADERPTPLPGFEVDTATQGEEGIRMARAAREQHRPYAVAFVDIRMPPGIDGVETTYRLWAEDNDLQVVICSAYADYSWEEMMQRLGLSQRLLILRKPFDGIEVRQLAYSLTEKWELLLRSRLRMEDLARAIEERTRQLEAANTRLAQAQRLEALGRLSAGLAHEINNPLSFILANLGHLRSTLETDPAQLQPAETQELREACDESLEGAERIRRIIQNIKLFSRLDQAPRTQVDLHEVLEQALAEVRELLGPSTRLVRELEAVPMVSASETGLQQVFFGLLVNAAYALKDAGPEPVLRVATRLQEDGRVVVEVQDNGQGIAPEHLSRIFEPFFTTKRVGKSAGLGLSVCYGIVAGLGGDITVESTLGQGTLFRVQLPQGLGDFDLSTDSRGTGH